A genomic segment from Desulfurella amilsii encodes:
- a CDS encoding potassium channel family protein codes for MDEPFVILCGLGYFEIKLLEEVSKLYPTVALDIDSIKVNSLKEQFKNCLLIHADASSILTWKKLDLKNLVAIITTLRDSDVNLEVCRIIRLNFHLDKPIIVLSYDNDHEEEFKQYNAKIIKPIDLAVETVIGRLKRNYSKAINIGLGESEVIEVSVLSKSHLTDKKLSTLKAKTWHVAAIYRKDQLIIPNGDSIIKINDKVILVGHPKTLENIANILLKGIPQFPSQYGNECVALENQQRSIINETMYLAENLLAKWTLISYKLPLSDRLNHPKINVPDIIMDKLSEVFSFKEDVGVYVLPEFNDFLHLKLKFIFKNCAKPFLIAKGAYPYKGIIAVMNSFDMLSVLETTIELSKIFNIEYKVLLNVMPDNLSSLSEKIQIRKAAALVRDFESVYKTKINFKTQVKNPVIGTIEYAKHFPNHLVVLNYDKNSKISFFKPHIDYLITKKIKNSVLVIPL; via the coding sequence ATGGATGAGCCATTCGTAATTTTATGTGGTCTTGGATATTTTGAGATAAAGCTTCTTGAAGAAGTATCAAAACTATACCCTACGGTGGCGCTTGATATAGATTCCATAAAGGTTAACTCGCTTAAAGAACAATTTAAGAACTGCTTACTTATACATGCAGACGCAAGTAGTATACTTACATGGAAAAAGCTCGATTTAAAGAACCTTGTAGCCATTATAACTACACTTAGAGACAGCGATGTAAACCTTGAAGTGTGCCGCATTATAAGATTAAATTTTCATTTGGACAAGCCTATTATTGTATTGTCATACGACAATGACCATGAAGAAGAATTCAAACAGTACAATGCAAAAATCATAAAACCCATTGATTTAGCTGTTGAAACTGTTATAGGCAGACTTAAAAGAAACTATTCAAAAGCTATAAATATAGGACTTGGCGAGTCTGAGGTTATCGAAGTGAGCGTTTTATCAAAATCGCACTTAACGGATAAGAAATTAAGCACATTAAAAGCAAAAACTTGGCATGTGGCTGCTATTTATAGAAAAGATCAACTCATTATACCAAATGGAGATTCAATTATAAAGATAAATGACAAAGTGATACTTGTTGGGCACCCAAAAACACTTGAAAATATCGCAAATATTTTGTTAAAAGGTATACCTCAGTTTCCATCCCAATATGGTAACGAGTGTGTAGCCTTAGAAAACCAGCAAAGAAGCATAATAAATGAAACAATGTATTTAGCAGAAAATCTATTAGCTAAATGGACACTTATTTCATACAAGTTACCTTTATCAGACAGACTCAATCATCCAAAGATAAATGTACCAGATATTATTATGGATAAGCTTTCGGAAGTATTTTCTTTCAAAGAAGATGTAGGCGTTTATGTGTTGCCTGAATTTAACGACTTTTTGCATTTAAAGCTAAAATTCATATTCAAAAACTGTGCAAAACCGTTTTTAATTGCTAAAGGAGCTTACCCCTACAAAGGCATAATAGCGGTCATGAATTCTTTTGATATGTTATCTGTACTCGAAACTACAATTGAGTTATCAAAAATATTCAATATAGAATATAAAGTTTTATTAAATGTTATGCCAGACAATTTATCTTCTTTAAGCGAAAAAATTCAAATAAGAAAAGCTGCAGCACTTGTGAGGGATTTTGAAAGCGTGTATAAAACAAAAATTAACTTTAAAACACAAGTAAAAAATCCAGTTATTGGTACCATTGAATATGCAAAGCACTTTCCAAACCATCTTGTTGTTTTAAACTACGACAAAAACTCAAAAATCTCTTTTTTTAAACCGCATATTGATTATTTAATTACCAAAAAGATAAAAAACAGTGTGTTGGTAATTCCATTATGA
- a CDS encoding MFS transporter: MNWFALILLSIGHIITDINQSAVPACLPFFKKEFGLNYAQTGVILLVTNVFSSVIQVYFGYIGDKKNMRYLIVLGILLASLGVAFSGLAHNFYLLLVLVAISGLGVSAFHPMAFNEASNYTGANKATGMSIFSLGGNIGFAIGPPLMYFLIYKFDMKGTLGVLFVSLPIVILIQILLLNKKTKKTENKKINLPIEFSVDRISLLFLILYILFRTWIYFGLMSYLPFKYAMYLKDQPSFVSILLFCLLAGGALGTVFGGMLADRIGTKNTLLTTMIMTLILNIIFNNIKNEVALFVFAFLVGFVLISTFSVTVVLAQEFLPHKKALASGIAAGFAIGTGGIGVSLFGVVSDYFGLGAVFYIIEVLPVFAVICSMLIKKPKPLKIYG, from the coding sequence GTGAATTGGTTTGCTTTGATTTTGCTGTCTATTGGGCATATCATAACTGATATAAATCAAAGTGCCGTGCCCGCTTGTCTGCCTTTTTTTAAAAAAGAATTTGGTCTAAATTATGCACAAACAGGGGTTATCTTGCTTGTAACAAATGTTTTCTCTTCCGTTATACAGGTATATTTTGGCTATATTGGCGATAAGAAAAACATGAGGTATTTAATAGTTTTAGGGATTTTGCTTGCATCTTTGGGTGTTGCGTTTTCTGGTTTGGCGCATAATTTTTATCTTTTGCTTGTGCTTGTTGCTATAAGCGGTTTGGGCGTTAGCGCATTTCATCCTATGGCTTTTAATGAGGCAAGCAACTATACAGGAGCAAATAAAGCTACTGGTATGAGCATATTTTCATTAGGCGGCAATATTGGTTTTGCCATAGGGCCACCATTAATGTACTTTTTGATATACAAATTTGATATGAAAGGCACTTTGGGCGTGCTTTTTGTAAGTCTTCCCATAGTAATTTTGATACAAATTTTGCTTCTTAATAAAAAAACAAAAAAAACAGAAAACAAAAAAATAAATTTACCAATTGAATTTAGCGTAGATAGGATTAGTTTACTTTTTCTTATTTTGTACATTTTGTTTAGGACATGGATATATTTTGGTTTAATGTCTTATTTGCCATTTAAGTATGCAATGTATCTAAAAGATCAGCCCTCTTTTGTGTCAATATTATTGTTTTGTTTGCTTGCAGGTGGGGCTTTGGGTACTGTTTTTGGTGGCATGCTAGCCGATAGAATTGGCACAAAGAATACTCTACTCACAACTATGATTATGACATTAATTTTAAATATAATTTTTAATAACATAAAAAATGAGGTAGCTTTGTTTGTTTTTGCATTTTTGGTTGGATTTGTTTTGATATCAACATTTTCTGTTACAGTGGTTTTAGCTCAGGAGTTTTTGCCTCACAAAAAGGCACTTGCTTCTGGTATTGCAGCAGGCTTTGCAATTGGTACAGGAGGTATTGGCGTGAGTCTGTTTGGTGTGGTTAGTGACTATTTTGGGCTGGGTGCAGTTTTTTACATTATCGAGGTATTGCCAGTTTTTGCGGTAATTTGCTCGATGTTAATTAAAAAACCCAAACCGCTAAAAATTTATGGATGA
- the kdsA gene encoding 3-deoxy-8-phosphooctulonate synthase encodes MENFFIAGPCVIESEKIVLTIAEKLKRLSEKFNIEIIFKASFDKANRSSIDSYRGVSIYKGMEILAKVKETFNVRLTTDIHLPDQADIVKDTIDVIQIPAFLCRQTDLLVAAAKTKRIVNIKKGQFMAPWDMKYAIEKVANSGNNNIWLTERGSSFGYNNLVVDFRGMLIMKELGIPVIYDATHSMQLPGSAKSSLGTPQYAQILAKAAASIGVDGLFFETHINPKEALSDASNMISLDEFENAIPEILEHWHISKKYEAHL; translated from the coding sequence ATGGAGAATTTTTTTATAGCAGGACCATGTGTTATAGAATCAGAAAAAATTGTTTTAACAATAGCCGAAAAACTAAAACGCTTAAGTGAAAAATTCAATATCGAAATTATTTTTAAAGCCTCTTTTGATAAGGCAAACCGCTCAAGCATAGATTCATATAGAGGCGTTAGTATTTATAAAGGCATGGAAATTTTAGCCAAAGTAAAAGAAACTTTCAATGTGAGACTTACAACCGATATTCACTTGCCAGACCAAGCAGATATTGTAAAAGACACCATTGATGTCATTCAAATACCTGCATTTTTGTGCAGACAAACCGATTTGTTAGTAGCAGCTGCCAAAACAAAACGTATTGTAAATATTAAAAAAGGGCAGTTTATGGCACCATGGGATATGAAGTATGCTATTGAAAAAGTTGCTAACTCTGGGAACAACAATATATGGCTAACAGAAAGGGGCTCAAGTTTTGGATATAATAACTTAGTGGTAGATTTCAGAGGTATGCTTATTATGAAAGAACTGGGCATACCTGTGATTTATGATGCTACACATTCTATGCAATTGCCAGGTAGTGCAAAAAGTAGCCTGGGCACGCCCCAATATGCGCAAATCCTTGCAAAAGCCGCAGCAAGCATAGGTGTAGACGGTTTATTTTTTGAAACGCATATTAATCCAAAAGAAGCTCTATCTGATGCTTCAAATATGATTAGCCTTGATGAGTTTGAAAATGCAATACCAGAAATACTAGAACACTGGCATATCTCAAAAAAATATGAAGCTCATTTATAG
- a CDS encoding LptF/LptG family permease: MKLIYRYIAKRFIKVFLLVFVIALSLFYVIDFFNNLSTLISNKVNLSLALYYYLAYTPKMTYVLLPFVFSISTLITLGYMAYTNEILAIKNSGVSTMKIATPIYTIAIALVLFMLVLDNFIVPYTYDKALLIREIYIENKNQNLWAKEGNVFVKINSIFYNQKLANGVEAYFVQHDSIKKVAFAKLAKINNFSVTLDNPTIVNLEKSNIKLFSQKKLDLKGFNFISFVKSLEYQTPNIFELYKKSVIFSPNRFLYISEITFKIIYALSLIAILPCLLFMSINISARKDDLVRKVFLGTLYSLTFFGILMLFNAMAQSKIINPIFPISIVVIIWFLYFLKKVLEN, translated from the coding sequence ATGAAGCTCATTTATAGATACATTGCCAAAAGGTTTATAAAGGTCTTTTTACTTGTTTTTGTTATAGCACTTAGTCTTTTTTATGTGATAGATTTTTTTAATAACCTTTCGACACTCATATCAAATAAAGTAAATTTATCGTTGGCTTTGTACTATTACCTAGCATATACACCTAAAATGACGTATGTTTTGTTGCCATTTGTATTCAGCATAAGTACACTTATCACTCTCGGTTATATGGCCTACACTAACGAAATCCTAGCGATAAAAAATAGTGGCGTAAGTACAATGAAAATAGCTACACCAATCTACACTATTGCTATTGCTTTGGTGTTGTTTATGTTAGTTCTTGATAATTTTATAGTACCATACACATACGATAAAGCTTTGCTTATCAGAGAAATATACATTGAAAACAAAAATCAAAATCTTTGGGCTAAAGAAGGTAATGTTTTTGTAAAAATCAATTCGATTTTTTATAATCAGAAACTAGCTAATGGCGTTGAAGCATATTTTGTCCAGCACGATAGTATAAAAAAAGTCGCTTTTGCTAAACTTGCAAAAATAAATAACTTTTCCGTGACTTTAGATAATCCTACTATTGTAAACTTAGAAAAAAGTAATATCAAATTATTTTCACAAAAAAAACTTGATTTAAAGGGATTTAATTTTATTAGTTTTGTAAAGAGCTTAGAGTACCAAACACCAAATATATTTGAACTTTACAAAAAATCAGTGATTTTTTCACCAAACCGATTTTTGTATATATCAGAAATTACTTTTAAAATTATTTACGCTTTAAGCTTAATCGCCATTTTGCCCTGCTTGCTTTTTATGAGTATTAATATTTCTGCAAGGAAGGATGACCTTGTACGTAAAGTATTTTTAGGTACATTGTATTCTTTAACTTTTTTTGGAATATTGATGCTTTTTAATGCAATGGCTCAATCCAAGATTATTAATCCAATATTTCCTATATCAATCGTGGTAATTATATGGTTTTTATATTTTCTAAAAAAAGTTCTGGAGAATTAA
- a CDS encoding pyruvate, water dikinase regulatory protein, with amino-acid sequence MKYIYVVSDGTGETALRFVRAFLVHFPKSEVILRRFGNVNKEKATEILKKALIEKPLIVTTIANNDLRLAISNLFTQNNIDIMDLFGYFIEKFETFLQEKAIKASGLLHTISDKYFEKIKAIEYTVMHDDNKSAKDLDKADIILIGLSRTSKTPLSIYLSQEGYKVANFAIVRGEKLPDALYSINQDKIFFLSISPERLYEIRQERAKKLGVKSYAQKSKIYEEIEYAESLYKKHRQWKKIDVTKKSIEEAASEIIEYLSKKI; translated from the coding sequence ATGAAATATATTTATGTAGTTTCAGATGGCACGGGCGAAACAGCCCTTAGGTTTGTAAGGGCTTTTTTGGTTCATTTTCCAAAATCTGAGGTTATACTTAGGCGTTTTGGAAATGTAAATAAAGAAAAAGCCACAGAGATACTAAAAAAAGCTCTGATTGAAAAACCACTTATTGTAACCACTATTGCAAATAATGATTTAAGGCTTGCCATCTCAAACCTTTTCACGCAAAATAATATTGATATAATGGACCTTTTTGGTTATTTTATAGAAAAATTTGAAACTTTTTTACAAGAAAAAGCTATAAAAGCCTCTGGTCTGCTTCATACTATTAGCGATAAATACTTTGAAAAAATAAAAGCAATCGAATACACAGTGATGCATGATGATAACAAAAGCGCAAAAGACTTGGACAAAGCGGATATTATTTTAATTGGCTTATCAAGGACAAGCAAAACACCCCTTAGCATATACCTATCTCAAGAAGGCTACAAAGTAGCTAACTTTGCTATAGTTAGAGGAGAAAAACTCCCAGATGCACTATATAGTATTAATCAAGATAAGATATTTTTCTTAAGCATAAGTCCAGAGCGATTGTACGAGATAAGACAAGAACGAGCAAAAAAACTAGGAGTCAAATCTTACGCGCAAAAATCAAAAATTTATGAAGAAATTGAGTATGCAGAGAGTTTATACAAAAAACACCGACAATGGAAAAAAATCGATGTAACTAAAAAATCGATAGAAGAAGCAGCAAGCGAGATAATAGAATATTTATCAAAAAAAATTTGA
- a CDS encoding LapA family protein gives MNIGEVSLVIIAVVYLGFAIAGLVALILVKNQYSQMQKKIDEIKKEIQPFVADSKDMFYKATDMVSMTREIMLSVEELSSKAKGTISDVLDGAKETSNSVSNLVIDTNKKAKAHIEYVFDRVESIEEKLDEVYAYLFGIANFVKKFKGDKDE, from the coding sequence ATGAATATAGGTGAAGTTTCATTGGTTATTATAGCGGTTGTTTACTTAGGTTTTGCTATTGCAGGTTTGGTTGCCTTAATTTTGGTCAAAAATCAGTATAGCCAGATGCAGAAAAAAATTGACGAAATAAAAAAAGAAATTCAGCCATTTGTAGCCGATTCAAAAGATATGTTTTACAAAGCCACAGATATGGTTAGTATGACAAGGGAGATAATGCTTAGCGTTGAAGAACTTTCTAGCAAAGCAAAGGGCACAATATCTGATGTTTTAGATGGCGCAAAAGAAACTTCAAATTCAGTTAGCAACCTGGTAATTGATACTAACAAAAAAGCTAAGGCGCATATTGAGTACGTTTTTGATAGAGTAGAATCAATAGAAGAAAAATTAGACGAAGTTTATGCTTACTTGTTTGGTATTGCAAATTTTGTAAAAAAATTTAAAGGAGATAAAGATGAGTAA
- a CDS encoding AI-2E family transporter, whose translation MAFFVLIVGLVYLLFFKVVFFTVILIFSYFLSESIYPFVKLTSRIGVPIWLSSLLGILIALAIIVFIFSLIVPILIQQINNLNKSIPQLIVNLENALNHLYYSILARFGWRREVIVFLNNIVSNIQASAPTFALSSMFSIIKGLTALSALVIIPIISYFMLIIRNYYRTSLKNFIYNILGRNYLNVFIQIYEMSIGYIKSLLIVILIVTILTYIGFKIVGLDYSIIFALLSGLAYIVPYIGSVVAIIPPLFLAIAVNKSFLLTLEVGLIFISIHFIIGNIVAPFIFSKAININPLFALVAIVFFGELYGILGVIFAIPIAGIITIVYKNFEPILKKRREQDDKL comes from the coding sequence ATAGCTTTCTTTGTTTTAATTGTTGGGTTAGTTTACCTATTATTTTTTAAGGTAGTTTTTTTTACAGTCATACTGATATTTTCGTATTTTTTAAGCGAAAGTATTTATCCTTTCGTCAAACTTACAAGCCGTATCGGAGTACCTATATGGCTTTCCTCTCTTTTAGGTATTTTAATAGCATTGGCTATCATTGTATTTATATTTTCTCTAATTGTGCCCATATTGATTCAACAGATAAATAATCTAAATAAATCAATACCTCAGCTTATTGTAAACCTAGAAAATGCTTTGAATCACCTATACTACTCTATTTTAGCACGCTTTGGATGGAGAAGGGAGGTTATAGTTTTTCTGAATAATATAGTAAGCAATATTCAAGCCTCCGCGCCTACTTTTGCGTTATCTTCTATGTTTAGCATAATAAAGGGTTTAACTGCGCTATCGGCTTTAGTAATCATCCCTATTATATCATACTTTATGCTTATTATAAGGAATTATTACAGAACGAGTCTAAAAAATTTTATATACAATATTTTGGGTAGAAATTATTTAAATGTGTTTATTCAGATTTATGAAATGAGTATCGGCTATATAAAAAGCCTTTTAATTGTAATACTCATTGTTACCATACTCACATACATAGGTTTTAAGATTGTTGGGCTTGATTACTCTATTATATTTGCTTTACTTAGCGGTCTTGCTTACATTGTACCATACATTGGAAGTGTAGTAGCTATTATTCCACCACTTTTTTTAGCTATTGCCGTAAATAAAAGTTTTCTGTTGACACTTGAAGTAGGCTTAATCTTTATTTCGATACACTTTATTATCGGAAATATCGTAGCTCCGTTTATTTTCTCTAAAGCAATAAATATAAATCCACTTTTCGCGCTTGTTGCTATTGTATTTTTTGGTGAGCTTTATGGAATATTGGGTGTCATATTTGCAATACCCATTGCAGGTATTATAACAATAGTTTACAAAAACTTTGAGCCTATATTAAAAAAACGAAGGGAGCAAGATGATAAATTATAA